Part of the Kitasatospora sp. NBC_01266 genome, CACCGTTGGCGACGAAGCCGGTGACCTCGGTGGTGCCGCCGGGCGGAGCGGCCTGCGGGATCAGCTTGACGACCTCGAGGTCCGAGCGTGAGGGCGCCGCGGCGTTCGCGACCGCCGCGGCCGGTGCCAGCACGAGCGTGAGGGCGGCGCCGGCGACCAGCAGCCGGCGGGCGGGATGGGCGAGCGAGCTGCGGGTCATGCGGGCACCTGCCTTGCGATCATGTGGAACTGACGTCCATTCAGATGATCGATGCCGTCCGGTCCCGCCCACCGCGACACCCACGCGGGGCAACCCCTACGAGTGAACGCCCGGTGCCCGCTCGCAGCACCGCCGGGAGCGGGCTGAGCCGGCGGGGGGACGGCTGCGGTGATGCGCCGCCCGCCCGGCGCGGGCGCGTGTGAGAGTGCTGGCATCCCCCTGGAACGACCTGCTGAGGAGTTCAGTTCAGATGACCATCGCCATCGCCAAGCTCTCCGACCCGACCGTCCGCGCCCTGGTGGCGGCGATCAACGACAACGACCGCGCCGCCTTCCTGGCGCTGCTCACCGAGGGCGCGACGATGTCCGACGACGGCTCGGACCGCGACCTGCAGCAGTGGATCGACAAGGAGATCTTCTCCTCGCGCGGCCACATGGAGGTGCAGACCGAGTCGGACGGCGGCCGGGCGCTGATCGCCAACTTCCGCAACGAGACCTGGGGCGAGATGCGCACCGCCTGGCGGTTCACCGTCGAGAACGGCAGGATCAGCCGGTTCGAGACCGGCCAGGCGTGACGGTACCCCGGAGCCGCGAGGGCTCCGGGGTACCGGATCGGGCAACCGCTACGAGCGGACCCGGATGCTGGTGATCAGCGGGCCGTCGGTCACCTCGGCGAAGAAGTCGTTGCCCTTGTCGTCCACCACGATGAACGCCGGGAAGTCCTCGACCTCGATCCGCCAGACCGCCTCCATGCCCAGCTCGGCGTACTCCAGCACCTCGACCTTCTTGATGCAGTCCTGGGCCAGCCGGGCCGCGGGACCGCCGATCGAGCCGAGGTAGAAACCGCCGTGGGCGGCGCAGGCCTGGGTGACCTGCTTGGAGCGGTTGCCCTTGGCGAGCATCACCATCGAGCCGCCGGCCGCCTGGAACTGGTCGACGTAGGAGTCCATCCGGCCCGCCGTGGTGGGGCCGAAGGAGCCGGAGGCGAAGCCCTCGGGGGTCTTGGCCGGACCGGCGTAGTAGACCGGGTGGTCCTTGAGGTACTGCGGCATGCCCTCGCCGGCGTCCAGCCGCTCCTTGATCTTGGCGTGCGCGATGTCGCGGGCCACCACCAGGGTGCCGGTCAGCGACAGGCGGGTCTTGACCGGGTGCTTGGACAGCTCGGCGCGGATGTCCGACATCGGCTGGTTGAGGTCGACCCGCACCACGGAGTCGTCCAGGTGGTCGTCCGTGGTCTCCGGCAGGTACTTGGCCGGGTCGGTCTCCAGCTGCTCCAGGAAGACGCCCTCGGCCGTGATCTTGCCGAGCGCCTGGCGGTCGGCCGAGCAGGAGACGGCCATCGCGACCGGCAGCGAGGCGCCGTGCCGGGGCAGTCGGATCACCCGCACGTCGTGGCAGAAGTACTTGCCGCCGAACTGGGCGCCGATGCCGATCTTCTGGGTCAGCTCGAAGACCTTGGCCTCCAGCTCCAGGTCCCGGAAGCCGTGCCCGGTGGCCGCGTCGCCGCTGGTCGGCAGCTGGTCCAGGTAGTGCGCGGAGGCGTACTTGGCGGTCTTCAGCGCGAACTCGGCGCTGGTGCCGCCGACCACGATGGCCAGGTGGTACGGCGGGCAGGCGGCGGTGCCGAGTCCGCGGATCTTCTGCTCCAGGAAGGAGAGCATGCTCTTCTCGTTGAGAATCGCCTTGGTCTCCTGGTACAGGTACGACTTGTTGGCGCTGCCGCCGCCCTTGGCCATGAAGAGGAACTTGTACGCGTCGCCGTCGGTCGCGTAGAGCTCGATCTGGGCCGGCAGGTTGGAGCCGGTGTTCTTCTCGTCCCACATGGTCAGCGGGGCCATCTGCGAGTAGCGCAGGTTGAGCTTGGTGTACGCGTCGAAGACGCCGCGCGCGATGGCCGCCTCGTCGCCGCCCTGCGTCAGCACGTGCTGCCCGCGCTTGCCCATCACGATGGCGGTGCCGGTGTCCTGGCACATCGGCAGGATGCCGCCGGCCGAGATGTTGACGTTCTTCAGCAGGTCCAGCGCGACGAAGCGGTCGTTCGGGCTGGCCTCGGGGTCGTCCAGGATCCGGCGCAGCTGGGCCAGGTGCGCGGGGCGCAGGTAGTGCGAGATGTCGTGCATCGCCTCGGCGGTGAGCAGCCGCAGGGCCTCGGGCTCGACCTTCAGGAAGCGCCGCCCGTCCGCCTCGAAGGTGCTGACGCCCTCGGAGGTCAGCTTTCGGTACGGGGTGGGGTCGGTCCCGAGCGGGAGGAGGTCGGAGTAGGCGAAGTCTGGCGTGGGTGCCATGCGAGGTCCTTCACGGATTGATGGTGCTGCGTCGGCGAAGCGCCTTCCAGGTTAGAACCAGCGGCGGCGGACGCTGCGGGCGGGTGAGCGGGGGTGACCGGAGTCACGCCGACCCTGAGGAGTCGGGCGCCGACCCTAAGAGCACCCCGAGACGACCCTGATACCCCTCGTTCCGGGCCCGCCCAGCCCCTAGGCTGGGCGGGTGGAGAACTCGCCGTCACCTGAGCCGTCCGACCAGTCCCGCGCCGCGCGGCCGATCCCGCTGCGCAAGGCCGACCCCGCGTCGGCGGCCCAGCCGGAGCGTCGGGTCGCCGAGGCCGAGCTGCGCGCCTCCGACGCCGACCGGGAGCGGATCGCCGAGCTGCTGCGCGATGCCTACGCCGAGGGCCGGCTGAGCATGGACGAGCACGCCGAGCGGATCGATGCGGCGTACAACGCCAAGACCCTGGGCGAACTGGCCCCGCTCACCCGTGACCTGCCGGCCCACCGGCCGGTCACCCCCGGCACCGAGCGGCCCGCGGCGCCCGCCTCGCAGCTGCCGCCGGCCCGGCAGGAGCCGGCCAACATGGTGGCGATCTTCAGCGGCGCGGCGCGCAAGGGGCGCTGGCGGGTCGGCTCGCACATCAAGGCGACCGTGATCTTCGGCGGGGCCGAACTGGACCTGACGGACGCCGTCTTCGAGTCGCCGGAGGTGGTGATCGAGATCCACGCGATCTTCGGCGGGGTCACGATCCGGGTGCCGGAGAACGTCACCCTGGTCGGCGGCGGCGTCGGCATCTTCGGCGCCTTCGACATCCGCGAGCAGGTCGCGCCGGACCCGTACGCGCCGGTGGTGCGGATCAAGGGCACGGCGATCTTCAGCGGCTGCGAGGCGAAGGCGCGCCGGGGCAAGAAGATCAAGGAGTGGGTGCGCAAGCAGCTCGACAGCTGAGCCGGGGCGGGGCGCGGAACCTCACGTTCCGTCAACTCGGCGAGCGACACTCGGGGTTGACTCAAGTGCAGGCTGTGCCCGGGCGAACACGGTGTGCATGAACCAGGATCGCGTGGGGTAATTCCTCGGGCACATCGTTTTCTTGAACGGCTGCGGTCAGACGGCGTCGTACGGCACTCAGGGCGGCAGCCGGGCAGTGACGCGAGCCTTTCCCGAGCTGTGTCAGGAGTCGCCGTGCTGCACCCGATCGAGCCCAGCACCACCGACGTCGTCCGGGCCGCCACCGAGCGGCCCGGGCCGGAGCGCCCTCAGTTGAGCGCTCCCGCGAGTGTGCGGCTCGACCACCTGGAGGAGAATCCCTGGCACACCGGCGCGGCCTGCCGCCGGGACGAGGCCGGGCTGTTCTTCGCCCCGTCCAAGGAGCCGACGGCCGCCCGGCTGGCCCGCGAGGAGCACGCCAAGCGGGTCTGCGCCCGCTGCCCGGTGCTGCTCTCCTGCCGCGAGCACGCGCTGGCCCAGCCGGAGCCGTACGGCGTGTGGGGCGGGCTGACGGCGGCGGAGCGGCGGGTGGTGCTGGCCCGGCGGCGGCGCCGCGAGGTCGAGCTGCGGGCCGAGGCCCAGCTGGTGTCCGGTCAGCGCGGCCCCGGGCGCCGGGTGGTCGCCGAGCCGGGGCGGATAGCCGGCTGAACGACGACGGGGCCGGGCGCCACGAGCGCCCGGCCCCGCCGTCGTTCACCGTGCGTCAGTTCGCCCGGTCGAAGTCGATCGCGCTGTACGCCCGCAGCTTGGACAGCTTGTGGGTGGAGTCGATCTGGCGGATCGTGCCGCTCTTCGAACGCATCACCAGCGAGCTGGTGGTGGCGGTCTCGTGGCGGTAGTGCACCCCGCGCAGCAGTTCGCCGTCGGT contains:
- a CDS encoding nuclear transport factor 2 family protein; its protein translation is MTIAIAKLSDPTVRALVAAINDNDRAAFLALLTEGATMSDDGSDRDLQQWIDKEIFSSRGHMEVQTESDGGRALIANFRNETWGEMRTAWRFTVENGRISRFETGQA
- a CDS encoding fumarate hydratase; translation: MAPTPDFAYSDLLPLGTDPTPYRKLTSEGVSTFEADGRRFLKVEPEALRLLTAEAMHDISHYLRPAHLAQLRRILDDPEASPNDRFVALDLLKNVNISAGGILPMCQDTGTAIVMGKRGQHVLTQGGDEAAIARGVFDAYTKLNLRYSQMAPLTMWDEKNTGSNLPAQIELYATDGDAYKFLFMAKGGGSANKSYLYQETKAILNEKSMLSFLEQKIRGLGTAACPPYHLAIVVGGTSAEFALKTAKYASAHYLDQLPTSGDAATGHGFRDLELEAKVFELTQKIGIGAQFGGKYFCHDVRVIRLPRHGASLPVAMAVSCSADRQALGKITAEGVFLEQLETDPAKYLPETTDDHLDDSVVRVDLNQPMSDIRAELSKHPVKTRLSLTGTLVVARDIAHAKIKERLDAGEGMPQYLKDHPVYYAGPAKTPEGFASGSFGPTTAGRMDSYVDQFQAAGGSMVMLAKGNRSKQVTQACAAHGGFYLGSIGGPAARLAQDCIKKVEVLEYAELGMEAVWRIEVEDFPAFIVVDDKGNDFFAEVTDGPLITSIRVRS
- a CDS encoding DUF1707 SHOCT-like domain-containing protein; this translates as MENSPSPEPSDQSRAARPIPLRKADPASAAQPERRVAEAELRASDADRERIAELLRDAYAEGRLSMDEHAERIDAAYNAKTLGELAPLTRDLPAHRPVTPGTERPAAPASQLPPARQEPANMVAIFSGAARKGRWRVGSHIKATVIFGGAELDLTDAVFESPEVVIEIHAIFGGVTIRVPENVTLVGGGVGIFGAFDIREQVAPDPYAPVVRIKGTAIFSGCEAKARRGKKIKEWVRKQLDS
- a CDS encoding WhiB family transcriptional regulator encodes the protein MSAPASVRLDHLEENPWHTGAACRRDEAGLFFAPSKEPTAARLAREEHAKRVCARCPVLLSCREHALAQPEPYGVWGGLTAAERRVVLARRRRREVELRAEAQLVSGQRGPGRRVVAEPGRIAG